ATTTGCAGGTATACAGCCGGTCACAGGTAAGCACACAGTACTTGTCCAATGTTTGATTATATCAATGAACTGTGTGTacctttcatattttttaaaccaaTGTATCAGTGCTGTTGTTAATGTCTTTTTATTCACACAATGTTATCCAATTACCCCCAGTGCAGAATTACCAGAGGAGTGGGggtattagtttattattatttattttttacaaaatggtGTTTCTGCAACAGTAATAGGCATGACTAGTATCATATTTAGTGATTTCAGTCCTGCATGCGGTTCATAATTTCACTTCATTATCACTATAAGAAGCTTAAAGGGCCAGTGTAAGCCTGGAAGGAACGGTTTGGATTGGATTGGAGCCAATGGCTCTGTTGAATGgggagggtttatttatttagttgttatCTGTATAATTATTCTGTGTATTTTTCCTTACAGTTTATATTTCAGAGAATTACAATCAGCTCAAACTATGATCTTTGCAACTGAAGAAATAAACAACAGGACAGATATACTCCCTGGTATATCACTGGGTTATAAGATATACGATGGTTGTAGTTCCATACCTTTGAGTCTAAGGGCAGGGATGTCTTTAGTGAATGAACAGGATGAAAAACTGTACTCTAACCAGTCCTGTACCAAACCATCTACTGTCCATGCTATAATAGGACCCTCTAGTTCTGCAACAGCTATAGCAATTGCAACAACAACAAGAGCTTTTCACATACCAATGGTGAGAAATACTTTATAAACCTTttactactgtaaaatataagGGATTTCGTTATAACAGTTATTTAacaaatatgtttaaatgtaCCTTTATTTTCATATGTGTGATCTTATGTCCAGTATTTTACAGTATATGTTGCCATTGtaccataaatgtatttatttgatgacATGTGTAACCCATTCAAATCAATCTGAAAACCCCTTCAACCTATCCTAACAGCAAAGTCAACTTGACTCTCTGTACAGTTTTTATTCAGACCCATACGATAGGCATGGTCTAGCAGCTAGTATTTAAAAGGGATGGTTTGTGTAACTGAGTACAATGTAATAACAGCGAAAAAGTGAGATATTAAAACatcaaattatttaaattagAATATATAGTTATTATTGGGTAACAATTTGGAAACATTACTATTAAGATTATAATACCTTTTCAACATGCTTTGAATACTGCATTGCTTTTTAAATGCAGAAACCTGTGTTTAATGAAAAGTAAAAGATCTGGTACATAAAATATCTCTATTTCATTTTCTATTATTTGTTTTCTatacacatacattttcttttattcttgaataatattttaaatctttttgtttgtttgtttgttgttgttatttccaGATTAGTCACTTTGCAACCTGTGAATGTTTGAGTAACAGGAATAAGTACCCTTCGTTTTTCAGAACCATACCAAGTGATTATTATCAAAGCAGAGCCCTGGCACAGCTTGTGAAGCATTTTGGATGGACTTGGATTGGGGCAATTAGAAATGATGATGACTATGGGAACACAGGAATGGCTACCTTTGTGAAAGCAGCCCAAGAAGAGGGGGTTTGCATTGAATATATAGAGACTATTTACAGAACGTATCCAAGAGAAAAACTAATTAAAACTGTAGATGTTATAAAAAAGTCATCTTCAAAGGTTATTGTAGCTTTCGCTTCTTATACAGATTTAGATTTTCTGGTTAAAGAACTGTTGCTTCAGAATGTTACTGGTTTTCAGTGGATAGGCAGTGAAGCTTGGATTTCTGACCTTGCAGCAGGAGAAAGTGTCACAGTTCTGGGTGGGGCACTGGGTTTCACAGTCAGTAATGCAGAAATCACAGGTTTGGAGGACTTTTTACTAAATGTCTGTCCATCTGACACCCCTGGGAATTCAGGCTTAAAAGAATTTTGGGAAACTGTTTTCAGTTGCACCCTGACTACCCAAGATATGACTGCATCAGTTAATCCATGTACAGGGTCTGAGAATTTAGCAGAGGTAAAGAATCAGTACACCGATGTAACTGATCTAAGAAATGCCAATGATGTCTATAAAGCTGTGTATGCTGTAGCCCATTCACTACACAATCTGTTTACATGCAAAAGTGGTCAGGGACCTTTTGCTGGTAAGACATGTGCAAATAAGAAGACGATTGAACCATGGCAGGTAAGCGACTATGTTTTATAATATTAGGAATTACATTACTGTGTGAATCACTGTGATAACATCTTGTCTTTTTGTAGGTAGTACATTATCTGAAAACAGTTAATTTCACTACCAAGAATGGAGAGAATGTTTATTTTGATGAGAATGGGGATCCAACTGCAAGATATGCATTAGTTAACTTGCAAGTCAATAAGGAGAGCATCATAAAATGTGTTACAGTTGGTCTCTATGATGCATCTTTACCAGAAGGACAACAGTTTATTATGAATAACGTCAGTATTGTTTGGGCAGGTGGTCAGGATAAGGTAATGTCTACCTAATACTATTTGAACTTTATCAATGTTGTATTAATGTTATGTGTACAAATTTAAGTGCGCAATGCAGACACACAGTAGGACAGGGTGAATGAGATTAAAGAACAGTTAGAGATTCAAACACAGTTAATAAGCAATGTATGCCTGCCTTCACTATATTCATCACCAGCAGGGTCTAGTTAGTTTTGATcacaatcataaaacaaaaaatcatgtaTTATATTCTCAATATCCCCTCCATTTCCATATAACTTTAGCAATGCttttttataaacataaaacacattcCAGTTAATGGGCTATATGTATaagttttttgtttataaatacaatttttcGTGGTATTTATGTGTTTCATTTAGGTTACAGACAAACAGGTCTATAGTACATGTCTCAGACTTATATTATTGCATGTGTAGTCTATTATTCTCTCCTAGCAACTAATAAAAGATTCCTGTCAACAGACAGAGACAAAATAAgataaaaccatttttttcttcaatttcttCAAGTACTATacttttttgattttgttttctgcAACAAAATGCATATACTTTGTTgaacttttcctggttttacaaggcatttaataagacacacctgagcttgttacctttacactGTGGATTATTATGCGCCTATTAAAACCTgtaataagagtcttatttctatctctgctttaaaaaaaaaaaaaagtatatatatatatatatatatataggtagtggacaaaaaaatggaaacacctgggtaaatgagggacaccaagtatattgaaaggaacggcttccacacaggtgtggctcatgtgttaattaagcaaataacatcccagcatgcttaggttCATGTATGAAAATGCTGGACAGCCCTGGTtgtctataattatggctagcatggctgcaagcagagacctcagtgactttgaaagaggggtgattgttggggcgcgtttggcaggagcttcagtgaccaagacagctcaacttgcttttgtttcacgagcaacagtgtttaaggtgatgtcggcatggaacgccgagggaaagacatcatcagcaaagggcaacagtgggcagaagcgcataatccaggatcgtgatatccgtgcattaattcgaagtgcaaggcaaaacaggtgagcaactgcagatcaattgactgcaaatttcaacctggggcgtgagtagccagtttcatcaaaaacggtccgccgagaactccacagagcgggataccatactggaacaacgccctattaagtgactttacattggagtttccatttttttgtccactacctacatactgtgcgtgtgtgtgtatatatatatatatatatatatatatatatatatatacatatatatatatatatacacacacatatatatatatatatatatatatatatatatatatatatatatatatatatatatatatataatgtaaagtaTTGTTGAATATAAAAAAGGTCATGTGTCGATAACGCACCTTAATTCGACAGTAAGTAATATATGCAAAAAAGCTATCCTTCACAACTTCTTATGGTGAAACAAGACAGGTGTATACATCACAGAtaggttaaaaaagaaataacagtatTACGATTTTGCCCCGAACCCCATGATATGAACATCGTTAATACATACATCCCAATGTCTTGATTATTGAATACTGTGAGGATGCTGACAGAATGTAATACATTGTAATTGTTTCCAAGGCGCCTAAATctgtgtgcagtgagagctgtccTCCAGGCACTCGGAAGGCTGTTCAGAAAGGAAAGCCTGTTTGTTGCTTTGACTGCATTCCATGTGCTGAAGGAGAAATCAGCAATCAGACAGGTAGGTTAAGAAGGAGCACTGCATTGCACCTCAGAGGATCTGTACataaatgttataataataataataataataataataataataataataataataataataataataataataataataattgtaaataagATTTTCAGGTGTGACTGCAGACTTATTTACACCATGGTATTAatcgattttttatttatttttttcttgcagaTGCTATTGATTGTATGAAGTGCCCTTTGGAATACAGGTcaaataaccaaaaaaaacaatgcatcttAAAAGCTATTGAATTCCTGTCATTTGGAGAAATCATGGGGATGTTGCTGATGATCATTTCATTGATTGGGGCTTGTTTAACCACTGCTATAGCtattgtgttctttctttatagAGATACCCCCATTGTAAGAGCTAATAACTCTGAACTCAGTTtccttcttttgttttcattagcaCTGTGTTTCCTTTGTTCACTTACTTTCATTGGCCAGCCCTCTGAGTGGTCCTGTATGTTGCGCCACACTTCCTTTGGGATCATATTTGTCCTGTGCCTCTCTTGTGTTCTGGGGAAAACAATAGTTGTGTTAATGGCGTTTAGATCTACACTTCCTGGTAATAATATGATGAAATGGTTTGGGCCCGTCCAGCAGCGGCTAACTCTTTTTGCATTCACATTCATTCAGGCCTTAATTTGCACTCTTTGGTTAATAATATCCCCTCCTTttccaaacaaaaacatgaactcTTTCAAAGACAGAATCATTTTAGAGTGTGACCTGGGATCTGCTGCAGCATTTTATGCTGTGTTAGGGTATATTGGGTTTCTTGCTGCCATGTGCTTTGTGCTCGCTTTTCTGGCTCGTAACCTACCAGATAACTTTAATGAAGCTAAATACATTACATTCAGCATGCTCatattctgtgctgtttggatcaCTTTCATCCCAGCTTACATCAGTTCACCTGGGAAGTACACAGTTGCTGTAGAAATATTTGCAATTTTAGCTTCCAGCTTTGGTTTGCTCTTCTGTATTTTTGCTCCtaaatgttatattatattatttaagcctgagaagaatacaaaaaaacatttgatggGAAAAGGGCCCTCGAAGtcactttgaaaaaaataataacaattttcTAAATATGAAAACATGGTATAAAAACATATTCAGTCAAGCACTGCAGCCCCTGCATTAGGTAACACAGGTCCCTTTTTAAAGACAGCTTCAAAGTTGCTCTTATACAGCGTGCTTGAagattcactttaaaaaaaaacaataagataatatataaatgaaatataaaatgtgaATTATACCATACCAAGGAagtcatgtatacatttttttgttagtGTTTAAAGCAAtctttaattgtttatttcaatgtttcAGGCCACTGAATGGAGTGTAGACAAAAAAAGGTGACAGGAAAATAAACATTCAGCTTGTTCTGTTGcccttaaatgtatttaatatataatgtatattatattatttgtgtgtttaagGTCATTGCCCTGTTGTGGAGACATGTTCAGAAGTCAATTCCATATAAAAGAAAAGGATATATGAATGTTTGCTTATTTAGCTAATGCCAGGGAACCAACCATTTTCTCCACATCAGAAGAGCATGTCTGTAGATACTGTAGCTGATGTGACTTTTACAGAGGTTACGCGTTCTCTTTCATACTAACAGAGCCTTGATTACAGCAGCGCTGTTGATATCTAGCACACTGATTGGATACCCTTCTTCTGCTATGAATGCAACATTTAAACAGCTGTGATAATACATTGTATCCTTTAGATCCATTAGACACTAGAATAGCTGATTGCCCATGGGGATTTATCAGTGTTAAAGTGATTATCAAAGAGAACACAGGAGTTGGATTATAACATCTACATTTAGCTGCTCTAATGTAAACTACATActcattaaaatgtgtaattgattTAATTGTAGTCTGTCTTTACTGTTTTTCCTAAGCACAATTGAAAAGCTTTACTAATTTATTTACTGCAACCTTACACcacctccctaaccctaacctcctaGAGATATCACTGGTGATAGGCAtcaatactgtacagctatggccaaaagtttaatatcaccaagaattttaagactgagaaatttaaaaaaataaatatgtgaacataatttagatattttcttcatatcatgtaattaaagaaactaaaaaattatattgcaaaagtctaccgaaaaccataatagcagtacagtatttcatgttagattttgaaatgtgacAGCAGGTAtaattcgacttcatgaagcaaactTAGTTCATGCTATAAGGGGATGGAaaaattttggccatagctgtatattgacACACACCATAGCATTTATATTTAGTCTGCATTTACTTAACGCATTTATGGTTGTAGTAGGTCAAATGGTACATTTCAAACAGGACAGTAGTTAGGCTACTAAACACAGTAGTGTATGCACCTGTGAAATACAGGACTATAAtccaaaataatgtaatttaaaattacatattttaataattaataattaagatAATCAGGAATAATAGATTAAACTTGAAAGTCTGTTTAAAACTGCATATGGAATGCACCATATATTTCTAATTATCCTCTATAAATAGAATGACCACAGTcctaagtaaataataataaaaatataatctcTTAATTTATCATTTTCTAAAGATTTTCTTTATGCAAAAATATAATTATAGGTAACAAAAATATAAGTATAATTGTGCATGTTTACACCTTTCTCTGTTCTTTTGTAGCTTCAAAATCAATATATTCACAGTACAGAAATTACAAAAGGGTAATTAACATGTACACAAGGGATACGTCCTTTTACATAACAAATTAAAATGAATCCCACTGTATATTCAGTTCAGTCAACTGTGCTATTTTGTGCCAAGATATTATCAGAAGCATGCTTTATTAATAGCATGCTTTTATAAAAGTATACTGTCAATAATATCTTATTGTAATACTAGTGCTCTTTTGCACTCAGCTTAAAACATACTTACAGCACAAATGAAGTCtgtgtttactgtatttttaactactataaatgcatttcaatgtagTTCACTACATTGTTTATAATACTTGTAACAATAATGATATATTGTCATTTCCGTGTGGTTATATTTCCCTATTATCTATTAATTGATTATTATCAATAATTACCTTTAATACATTGGTCAttgcattacaaataaacacttaTTTATCCcatgaacaataagacttctcaTTTGTTGACAGGGTTTATGGGAAGGCAAAAAAGCATGGCAAATCGCCTTTTTTAATCATAATTAATTAAAAGTCTCTGGCATCATATTTGTATACTTTAAACTGAAacataaatatttacaaattgGTGAAATGACACCTTGGTTCGTCCATCAGATAACTGCTTTACACACTTAACCCTTTAAAGCTGTGAAAACACAATACAAGGAAGGCATAAAGCAGTGGAATGTCAAGAGCAGAGGACCCTCAATATTCCAGTTTAGGTCACTATaacaaccaggtcctaaattagtaaTTGAAAGGGCTGAAGGGCCAGAgtctaaagtgtgacatacatacagcgcagacagactgacagactggTGACCACCTCCGCTATATACTAATGGCAGGGaaagtacaaaataataaagcaaaaagtTGTCAGAAACATACTAAATCatgtatggatatatatatatatatatatatatatatatatatatatatatatatatatatatatatatatatttttttttttatatatatatatatatatatatatatatatatatacacacacagtgtatgTATGGGTGTATATTTAAGTGATAGAGGCTGTCGACgcgggctctaccgtgtggttgATGACCGCGACTGGACTTATGCGTCCTGAGCTGCAGGCGAGAGTGCTAACcaaagtcaaggtcatctaccacacagTAAGCACGCATCGAGAGggctctatcgctattagaaaattatttattttctctttttaaaaaacttATAGAAAAACCTGTAATTGCCTTGAAGTTTGATAGAATAGAAAAACAACATATACGTAGAGAAAACAATTTTTACTATTAGTATTTggctaaaatatttatttattggggtcttaCTCTTTCTTAGTATCATTTATCTGGACATCGTCAGATTAATTAACTGTACAATTGTTGAACAGTCCGTGTAGCATAGTCAGTCAGACTCGTATAGTCATAGTCATAGTCATAGCATAGTAGCATAGTCATAGGCctcattcaagctggcagggagtggattggctggtgcggaaagaactgaaacagggttggcagtttgactggctggttgTGAGGcagggtgttgtttggatccagTTGATGACAGAATTGAggaccaatcgtgtctttcctcttgatttgctgtccagtagctgcgaaATGAGCCTTCATTAtggtgtcctgtcacagacatggtttcccttgtctctagaccagcATCAGAAAGTACCcatgtttaagtagctttttatgttcTCAGATTAGTTGTAAATTAGAATGTTAATGGAAAAAGCTGGTATTTATGCATggatttatttaaaattgaattcagagttaagcacttcaacgttccagcgggcatctatgcaaaataaAAGCTTGCTAGATCTGTAAGCTGATTGGCTTTTCGCAGTCAATCATTTTCTAAATTTCTTTGCATATATTGGTATGTactgttaaaatgttttgcttatttGCAATTTAgtcatgtcatttatttatttattttgtctttgtcattgggtgcgttaagtaagtgagccgctcagagtgagaacgctcagaaagcacacttgGCAGTTtcaaatgacttaacgctctgctccacgagaCTGCTGaccgacttttaaaaatggcgaataataattctttgcttgtttgtgtttctgaggtgatggtagatgaaatggccccgtgtgaagttactgtcccctgctgtacctcgctgagttcggcgctctgtttggactgaacctaatatctggctgtgtttaataccggcaataccgacgttaataatgagaattatgaataatattaatactacaagcctaataataatacattaaaactataaaatagctctacatttttaaaaaatgaaattaaacgatacaaatttgaaaacaactatttttaccatcttatttagccaattaatacataacatcataagtcgaaaccagttcattgttcttgacaaacgtatttgtcaatcctgcctgtcatctccacttgttttCTGCAGGTGGccattccgtccgctcactctgatcactgatgaaaaatgctcaggagtgctctgagcggctcagcgggagcggaactgagcaagtcgttaagttgattcttttaatgagccgctctgagccgctcacttaAACTGTCATTGTTTATTATGTGGCCacacatcctgttttttttttttcaacacagttTTTTTCCTTATattagaattgtagtgattcaaaatgggttgtttttgttaaagttctgatgccacctttgaatgtaaacatcaatcgcTCTTTCCTACTTTCATCTGAAGAAGTGACCTttgtggtcttgaaagcttgtgattaattattgtttagttactCCAATAAAAGGTATTGCATCTCCTTCTGTTTATCTATCGTCCCTGAACTGATAGGGCTACCATTTCATCGATCAAAAACATACTGTAatagtattgtagcgtgcacagtggtaggggtcagggctggtaggtgatgcaaTCTAAACATgcagacataagcctgatatctgctcctGCCAGGGAGCCCGGCTCTTGTGTACAGAGCAGTAACGTGCGGTGAGGTCAGTGGTTGGTTAGGCACTGGCCAGTCTCACTCCCCAAATTACATAGATTCGATTGGCAGGCTTATAGAGAGCAGAATTATAATTATGCACGGTTGGGAACGAGACTGTTATTGACGCAGCTCAACGAAAACCCCGATGTAATTACACGATTCAACCGACAGATGGCACTGAATTTCAATACCTACTTTATTATTATCTGACCTCAATGTCAAATTGATGGTTATTATTGTCcacaaaataatgtacagtaaagcGTATACACTGATTTAATTTGTACtattaatgtttttatataaatgcccaAATCTACAGTTAATCTGTTaccattctttaaacatttgCTCACCAATACCCGacaattaaaaggaaaataaatacttgcacttACATATCTACTTGTATATGAATTCCATCCTTCTCTCCTTCTGGACGAAGATGTCCGTGACATCATTGTAGAATTGCTCTCTCTTGGCCTGAAGTTTTAAAAGTCTCTCCTTTTCAATGGAAATAAGCGCCAGGGATGACAGCCACCCTTCATTAGTCCGATTCCGAGTGTGGGCTTTGATCCGTTTAAGTTGACatataacatttttcattttcggATCAGTTGATGTTAGACTTGCTAGCATAACTTGGTTGGTTTGCTAAA
The sequence above is drawn from the Acipenser ruthenus chromosome 12, fAciRut3.2 maternal haplotype, whole genome shotgun sequence genome and encodes:
- the LOC117416790 gene encoding extracellular calcium-sensing receptor-like, encoding MLLMAVILTALLTRADEHVCSLRGRPELSQFSKDGDITIGGIFELHHNLVDAKPAFKGEPEPRKCKDLYFRELQSAQTMIFATEEINNRTDILPGISLGYKIYDGCSSIPLSLRAGMSLVNEQDEKLYSNQSCTKPSTVHAIIGPSSSATAIAIATTTRAFHIPMISHFATCECLSNRNKYPSFFRTIPSDYYQSRALAQLVKHFGWTWIGAIRNDDDYGNTGMATFVKAAQEEGVCIEYIETIYRTYPREKLIKTVDVIKKSSSKVIVAFASYTDLDFLVKELLLQNVTGFQWIGSEAWISDLAAGESVTVLGGALGFTVSNAEITGLEDFLLNVCPSDTPGNSGLKEFWETVFSCTLTTQDMTASVNPCTGSENLAEVKNQYTDVTDLRNANDVYKAVYAVAHSLHNLFTCKSGQGPFAGKTCANKKTIEPWQVVHYLKTVNFTTKNGENVYFDENGDPTARYALVNLQVNKESIIKCVTVGLYDASLPEGQQFIMNNVSIVWAGGQDKAPKSVCSESCPPGTRKAVQKGKPVCCFDCIPCAEGEISNQTDAIDCMKCPLEYRSNNQKKQCILKAIEFLSFGEIMGMLLMIISLIGACLTTAIAIVFFLYRDTPIVRANNSELSFLLLFSLALCFLCSLTFIGQPSEWSCMLRHTSFGIIFVLCLSCVLGKTIVVLMAFRSTLPGNNMMKWFGPVQQRLTLFAFTFIQALICTLWLIISPPFPNKNMNSFKDRIILECDLGSAAAFYAVLGYIGFLAAMCFVLAFLARNLPDNFNEAKYITFSMLIFCAVWITFIPAYISSPGKYTVAVEIFAILASSFGLLFCIFAPKCYIILFKPEKNTKKHLMGKGPSKSL